From a single Anabas testudineus chromosome 5, fAnaTes1.2, whole genome shotgun sequence genomic region:
- the znf740a gene encoding gastrula zinc finger protein XlCGF57.1 isoform X1 produces the protein MSHLPSSSVRDHMKWAGLLGCEAVLSSMALMQASSMAAPPKKMIAPLGHGPPQREGPDRAPQSHMILPSGMSCPPLLIRKEGEFQAPRLLDEKEMRANEDMQQKKKNRKSVTPCKVREQEGRGGKGTGGDENGPSSKVQKNFICDHCYGAFRSGYHLKRHILIHTGEKPYACAVCDMRFIQRYHLERHSLIHTGVKPYACSMCDMRFFQRYHLERHRLTHTGVKPYACSMCDMRFFQRYHLARHSLTHTGVKPYACSMCDMRFFQRYHLARHSLTHTGVKPYACSMCDMRFFQRYHLARHTLTHTGVKPYACSMCDMRFFQRYHLARHSLTHTGVKPYACTMCDMRFIQRYQLERHSLTHTGVKPYACTMCDKRFFQRYHLARHSLTHMGVKPYACTMCDMKFFQRYHLARHSLTHTGVKPYACTMCDKRFFQRYHLARHSLTHMGVKPFACTMCDMRFVQRYHLARHSLTHTGVKPYACTMCDKRFFQRYHLARHSLTHMGVKPFACTMCDMRFVQRYHLARHSLTHTGVKPYACSMCDMRFIQRNHLERHSLTHTGEKPFACDMCDMRFIQRYHLERHKRVHSGEKPYQCERCQQNFSRTDRLLRHRRLCQGRSVAKVENQPCCEPRPYPQEPPPAPPTWSPLHPPPGRLAV, from the exons ATGTCACATCTGCCCAGCAGCTCAGTCCGCGACCATATGAAATGG GCAGGGCTGCTTGGCTGCGAAGCTGTCCTCTCCAGTATGGCGCTGATGCAGGCCAGCTCCATGGCTGCTCCACCCAAAAAAATGATAGCCCCACTTGGCCATGGACCTCCACAGAGAGAGGGACCTGACCGTGCTCCTCAGAGCCATATGATCCTTCCATCAGGAATGAGCTGTCCACCTCTG CTTATCCGGAAGGAAGGAGAATTCCAAGCTCCCCGCCTGCTGGATGAGAAGGAGATGAGGGCCAACGAGGacatgcagcagaaaaaaaagaacaggaaatCAGTAACGCCCTGTAAAGTgagagaacaagaaggaagGGGAGGGAAG GGCACTGGTGGAGATGAGAATGGTCCATCATCCAAAGTGCagaaaaactttatttgtgATCACTGTTATGGAGCATTTAGGAGTGGATACCACCTGAAGAGACATATCCTTATTCACACAG GGGAGAAGCCGTATGCTTGTGCCGTATGTGACATGAGGTTTATTCAGCGTTACCACCTGGAGAGACACAGCCTCATTCACACGG gggtgAAGCCATACGCTTGTTCCATGTGTGACATGAGGTTTTTCCAGCGTTACCACCtggagagacacagactcaCTCATACGG GGGTGAAGCCGTACGCTTGCTCCATGTGTGACATGAGGTTCTTCCAACGTTATCATCTGGCAAGACACAGCCTCACTCATACTG GGGTGAAGCCATACGCTTGCTCCATGTGTGACATGAGATTTTTCCAACGCTACCACTTGGCAAGACACAGCCTCACTCACACGG gggtGAAGCCATATGCTTGCTCCATGTGTGACATGAGATTTTTCCAGAGATACCACCTGGCAAGACACACTCTCACCCATACGG GGGTGAAGCCATACGCTTGCTCCATGTGTGACATGAGGTTCTTCCAGCGTTACCATTTGGCAAGACACAGCCTCACTCATACTG GGGTGAAGCCATATGCTTGTACCATGTGTGACATGAGGTTTATACAACGTTACCAACTGGAGAGACACAGTCTTACACATACAG GGGTGAAGCCGTACGCTTGCACCATGTGTGACAAGAGGTTTTTTCAGCGCTACCACCTGGCGAGACACAGCCTCACTCATATGG GTGTGAAACCTTATGCTTGCACCATGTGTGACATGAAGTTTTTTCAGCGTTACCACCTGGCAAGACACAGCCTCACTCATACTG GTGTGAAACCTTATGCTTGCACCATGTGTGACAAGAGGTTTTTTCAGCGCTACCACCTGGCGAGACACAGCCTCACTCATATGG GTGTGAAACCTTTTGCTTGTACCATGTGTGACATGAGGTTTGTTCAGCGTTACCACCTGGCGAGACACAGCCTCACTCATACGG GTGTGAAACCTTATGCTTGCACCATGTGTGACAAGAGGTTTTTTCAGCGCTACCACCTGGCGAGACACAGCCTCACTCATATGG GTGTGAAACCTTTTGCTTGTACCATGTGTGACATGAGGTTTGTTCAGCGTTACCACCTGGCAAGACACAGCCTCACTCATACGG gggtgAAGCCGTATGCTTGTTCCATGTGTGACATGAGGTTTATTCAGCGTAACCACCTGGAGAGACACAGCCTCACTCATACGG GGGAGAAGCCATTTGCTTGTGACATGTGTGATATGAGGTTTATCCAGCGCTACCACCTTGAGAGACACAAGCGTGTCCATAGTGGGGAGAAGCCTTACCAGTGTGAACGGTGCCAGCAG AACTTTTCACGGACAGACCGGCTGTTGCGGCATCGGCGGTTGTGCCAGGGCCGCAGCGTAGCCAAAGTAGAGAACCAGCCATGCTGCGAACCACGCCCATATCCCCAAGAACCTCCACCCGCACCCCCAACCTGGAGTCCTCTTCACCCCCCTCCAGGTCGGCTGGCAGTCTGA
- the znf740a gene encoding zinc finger protein 2 homolog isoform X5, whose product MSHLPSSSVRDHMKWAGLLGCEAVLSSMALMQASSMAAPPKKMIAPLGHGPPQREGPDRAPQSHMILPSGMSCPPLLIRKEGEFQAPRLLDEKEMRANEDMQQKKKNRKSVTPCKVREQEGRGGKGTGGDENGPSSKVQKNFICDHCYGAFRSGYHLKRHILIHTGEKPYACAVCDMRFIQRYHLERHSLIHTGVKPYACSMCDMRFFQRYHLERHRLTHTGVKPYACSMCDMRFFQRYHLARHSLTHTGVKPYACSMCDMRFFQRYHLARHSLTHTGVKPYACSMCDMRFFQRYHLARHTLTHTGVKPYACSMCDMRFFQRYHLARHSLTHTGVKPYACTMCDMRFIQRYQLERHSLTHTGVKPYACTMCDKRFFQRYHLARHSLTHMGVKPYACTMCDMKFFQRYHLARHSLTHTGVKPYACTMCDKRFFQRYHLARHSLTHMGVKPFACTMCDMRFVQRYHLARHSLTHTGVKPYACTMCDKRFFQRYHLARHSLTHMGVKPFACTMCDMRFVQRYHLARHSLTHTGEKPFACDMCDMRFIQRYHLERHKRVHSGEKPYQCERCQQNFSRTDRLLRHRRLCQGRSVAKVENQPCCEPRPYPQEPPPAPPTWSPLHPPPGRLAV is encoded by the exons ATGTCACATCTGCCCAGCAGCTCAGTCCGCGACCATATGAAATGG GCAGGGCTGCTTGGCTGCGAAGCTGTCCTCTCCAGTATGGCGCTGATGCAGGCCAGCTCCATGGCTGCTCCACCCAAAAAAATGATAGCCCCACTTGGCCATGGACCTCCACAGAGAGAGGGACCTGACCGTGCTCCTCAGAGCCATATGATCCTTCCATCAGGAATGAGCTGTCCACCTCTG CTTATCCGGAAGGAAGGAGAATTCCAAGCTCCCCGCCTGCTGGATGAGAAGGAGATGAGGGCCAACGAGGacatgcagcagaaaaaaaagaacaggaaatCAGTAACGCCCTGTAAAGTgagagaacaagaaggaagGGGAGGGAAG GGCACTGGTGGAGATGAGAATGGTCCATCATCCAAAGTGCagaaaaactttatttgtgATCACTGTTATGGAGCATTTAGGAGTGGATACCACCTGAAGAGACATATCCTTATTCACACAG GGGAGAAGCCGTATGCTTGTGCCGTATGTGACATGAGGTTTATTCAGCGTTACCACCTGGAGAGACACAGCCTCATTCACACGG gggtgAAGCCATACGCTTGTTCCATGTGTGACATGAGGTTTTTCCAGCGTTACCACCtggagagacacagactcaCTCATACGG GGGTGAAGCCGTACGCTTGCTCCATGTGTGACATGAGGTTCTTCCAACGTTATCATCTGGCAAGACACAGCCTCACTCATACTG GGGTGAAGCCATACGCTTGCTCCATGTGTGACATGAGATTTTTCCAACGCTACCACTTGGCAAGACACAGCCTCACTCACACGG gggtGAAGCCATATGCTTGCTCCATGTGTGACATGAGATTTTTCCAGAGATACCACCTGGCAAGACACACTCTCACCCATACGG GGGTGAAGCCATACGCTTGCTCCATGTGTGACATGAGGTTCTTCCAGCGTTACCATTTGGCAAGACACAGCCTCACTCATACTG GGGTGAAGCCATATGCTTGTACCATGTGTGACATGAGGTTTATACAACGTTACCAACTGGAGAGACACAGTCTTACACATACAG GGGTGAAGCCGTACGCTTGCACCATGTGTGACAAGAGGTTTTTTCAGCGCTACCACCTGGCGAGACACAGCCTCACTCATATGG GTGTGAAACCTTATGCTTGCACCATGTGTGACATGAAGTTTTTTCAGCGTTACCACCTGGCAAGACACAGCCTCACTCATACTG GTGTGAAACCTTATGCTTGCACCATGTGTGACAAGAGGTTTTTTCAGCGCTACCACCTGGCGAGACACAGCCTCACTCATATGG GTGTGAAACCTTTTGCTTGTACCATGTGTGACATGAGGTTTGTTCAGCGTTACCACCTGGCGAGACACAGCCTCACTCATACGG GTGTGAAACCTTATGCTTGCACCATGTGTGACAAGAGGTTTTTTCAGCGCTACCACCTGGCGAGACACAGCCTCACTCATATGG GTGTGAAACCTTTTGCTTGTACCATGTGTGACATGAGGTTTGTTCAGCGTTACCACCTGGCAAGACACAGCCTCACTCATACGG GGGAGAAGCCATTTGCTTGTGACATGTGTGATATGAGGTTTATCCAGCGCTACCACCTTGAGAGACACAAGCGTGTCCATAGTGGGGAGAAGCCTTACCAGTGTGAACGGTGCCAGCAG AACTTTTCACGGACAGACCGGCTGTTGCGGCATCGGCGGTTGTGCCAGGGCCGCAGCGTAGCCAAAGTAGAGAACCAGCCATGCTGCGAACCACGCCCATATCCCCAAGAACCTCCACCCGCACCCCCAACCTGGAGTCCTCTTCACCCCCCTCCAGGTCGGCTGGCAGTCTGA
- the znf740a gene encoding zinc finger protein 2 isoform X11 translates to MSHLPSSSVRDHMKWAGLLGCEAVLSSMALMQASSMAAPPKKMIAPLGHGPPQREGPDRAPQSHMILPSGMSCPPLLIRKEGEFQAPRLLDEKEMRANEDMQQKKKNRKSVTPCKVREQEGRGGKGTGGDENGPSSKVQKNFICDHCYGAFRSGYHLKRHILIHTGEKPYACAVCDMRFIQRYHLERHSLIHTGVKPYACSMCDMRFFQRYHLERHRLTHTGVKPYACSMCDMRFFQRYHLARHSLTHTGVKPYACSMCDMRFFQRYHLARHSLTHTGVKPYACSMCDMRFFQRYHLARHTLTHTGVKPYACSMCDMRFFQRYHLARHSLTHTGVKPYACTMCDMRFIQRYQLERHSLTHTGVKPYACTMCDKRFFQRYHLARHSLTHMGVKPYACTMCDMKFFQRYHLARHSLTHTGVKPYACTMCDKRFFQRYHLARHSLTHMGVKPFACTMCDMRFVQRYHLARHSLTHTGVKPYACTMCDKRFFQRYHLARHSLTHMGEKPFACDMCDMRFIQRYHLERHKRVHSGEKPYQCERCQQNFSRTDRLLRHRRLCQGRSVAKVENQPCCEPRPYPQEPPPAPPTWSPLHPPPGRLAV, encoded by the exons ATGTCACATCTGCCCAGCAGCTCAGTCCGCGACCATATGAAATGG GCAGGGCTGCTTGGCTGCGAAGCTGTCCTCTCCAGTATGGCGCTGATGCAGGCCAGCTCCATGGCTGCTCCACCCAAAAAAATGATAGCCCCACTTGGCCATGGACCTCCACAGAGAGAGGGACCTGACCGTGCTCCTCAGAGCCATATGATCCTTCCATCAGGAATGAGCTGTCCACCTCTG CTTATCCGGAAGGAAGGAGAATTCCAAGCTCCCCGCCTGCTGGATGAGAAGGAGATGAGGGCCAACGAGGacatgcagcagaaaaaaaagaacaggaaatCAGTAACGCCCTGTAAAGTgagagaacaagaaggaagGGGAGGGAAG GGCACTGGTGGAGATGAGAATGGTCCATCATCCAAAGTGCagaaaaactttatttgtgATCACTGTTATGGAGCATTTAGGAGTGGATACCACCTGAAGAGACATATCCTTATTCACACAG GGGAGAAGCCGTATGCTTGTGCCGTATGTGACATGAGGTTTATTCAGCGTTACCACCTGGAGAGACACAGCCTCATTCACACGG gggtgAAGCCATACGCTTGTTCCATGTGTGACATGAGGTTTTTCCAGCGTTACCACCtggagagacacagactcaCTCATACGG GGGTGAAGCCGTACGCTTGCTCCATGTGTGACATGAGGTTCTTCCAACGTTATCATCTGGCAAGACACAGCCTCACTCATACTG GGGTGAAGCCATACGCTTGCTCCATGTGTGACATGAGATTTTTCCAACGCTACCACTTGGCAAGACACAGCCTCACTCACACGG gggtGAAGCCATATGCTTGCTCCATGTGTGACATGAGATTTTTCCAGAGATACCACCTGGCAAGACACACTCTCACCCATACGG GGGTGAAGCCATACGCTTGCTCCATGTGTGACATGAGGTTCTTCCAGCGTTACCATTTGGCAAGACACAGCCTCACTCATACTG GGGTGAAGCCATATGCTTGTACCATGTGTGACATGAGGTTTATACAACGTTACCAACTGGAGAGACACAGTCTTACACATACAG GGGTGAAGCCGTACGCTTGCACCATGTGTGACAAGAGGTTTTTTCAGCGCTACCACCTGGCGAGACACAGCCTCACTCATATGG GTGTGAAACCTTATGCTTGCACCATGTGTGACATGAAGTTTTTTCAGCGTTACCACCTGGCAAGACACAGCCTCACTCATACTG GTGTGAAACCTTATGCTTGCACCATGTGTGACAAGAGGTTTTTTCAGCGCTACCACCTGGCGAGACACAGCCTCACTCATATGG GTGTGAAACCTTTTGCTTGTACCATGTGTGACATGAGGTTTGTTCAGCGTTACCACCTGGCGAGACACAGCCTCACTCATACGG GTGTGAAACCTTATGCTTGCACCATGTGTGACAAGAGGTTTTTTCAGCGCTACCACCTGGCGAGACACAGCCTCACTCATATGG GGGAGAAGCCATTTGCTTGTGACATGTGTGATATGAGGTTTATCCAGCGCTACCACCTTGAGAGACACAAGCGTGTCCATAGTGGGGAGAAGCCTTACCAGTGTGAACGGTGCCAGCAG AACTTTTCACGGACAGACCGGCTGTTGCGGCATCGGCGGTTGTGCCAGGGCCGCAGCGTAGCCAAAGTAGAGAACCAGCCATGCTGCGAACCACGCCCATATCCCCAAGAACCTCCACCCGCACCCCCAACCTGGAGTCCTCTTCACCCCCCTCCAGGTCGGCTGGCAGTCTGA
- the znf740a gene encoding zinc finger protein 2 isoform X14 → MSHLPSSSVRDHMKWAGLLGCEAVLSSMALMQASSMAAPPKKMIAPLGHGPPQREGPDRAPQSHMILPSGMSCPPLLIRKEGEFQAPRLLDEKEMRANEDMQQKKKNRKSVTPCKVREQEGRGGKGTGGDENGPSSKVQKNFICDHCYGAFRSGYHLKRHILIHTGEKPYACAVCDMRFIQRYHLERHSLIHTGVKPYACSMCDMRFFQRYHLERHRLTHTGVKPYACSMCDMRFFQRYHLARHSLTHTGVKPYACSMCDMRFFQRYHLARHSLTHTGVKPYACSMCDMRFFQRYHLARHTLTHTGVKPYACSMCDMRFFQRYHLARHSLTHTGVKPYACTMCDMRFIQRYQLERHSLTHTGVKPYACTMCDKRFFQRYHLARHSLTHMGVKPYACTMCDMKFFQRYHLARHSLTHTGVKPYACTMCDKRFFQRYHLARHSLTHMGVKPFACTMCDMRFVQRYHLARHSLTHTGVKPYACSMCDMRFIQRNHLERHSLTHTGEKPFACDMCDMRFIQRYHLERHKRVHSGEKPYQCERCQQNFSRTDRLLRHRRLCQGRSVAKVENQPCCEPRPYPQEPPPAPPTWSPLHPPPGRLAV, encoded by the exons ATGTCACATCTGCCCAGCAGCTCAGTCCGCGACCATATGAAATGG GCAGGGCTGCTTGGCTGCGAAGCTGTCCTCTCCAGTATGGCGCTGATGCAGGCCAGCTCCATGGCTGCTCCACCCAAAAAAATGATAGCCCCACTTGGCCATGGACCTCCACAGAGAGAGGGACCTGACCGTGCTCCTCAGAGCCATATGATCCTTCCATCAGGAATGAGCTGTCCACCTCTG CTTATCCGGAAGGAAGGAGAATTCCAAGCTCCCCGCCTGCTGGATGAGAAGGAGATGAGGGCCAACGAGGacatgcagcagaaaaaaaagaacaggaaatCAGTAACGCCCTGTAAAGTgagagaacaagaaggaagGGGAGGGAAG GGCACTGGTGGAGATGAGAATGGTCCATCATCCAAAGTGCagaaaaactttatttgtgATCACTGTTATGGAGCATTTAGGAGTGGATACCACCTGAAGAGACATATCCTTATTCACACAG GGGAGAAGCCGTATGCTTGTGCCGTATGTGACATGAGGTTTATTCAGCGTTACCACCTGGAGAGACACAGCCTCATTCACACGG gggtgAAGCCATACGCTTGTTCCATGTGTGACATGAGGTTTTTCCAGCGTTACCACCtggagagacacagactcaCTCATACGG GGGTGAAGCCGTACGCTTGCTCCATGTGTGACATGAGGTTCTTCCAACGTTATCATCTGGCAAGACACAGCCTCACTCATACTG GGGTGAAGCCATACGCTTGCTCCATGTGTGACATGAGATTTTTCCAACGCTACCACTTGGCAAGACACAGCCTCACTCACACGG gggtGAAGCCATATGCTTGCTCCATGTGTGACATGAGATTTTTCCAGAGATACCACCTGGCAAGACACACTCTCACCCATACGG GGGTGAAGCCATACGCTTGCTCCATGTGTGACATGAGGTTCTTCCAGCGTTACCATTTGGCAAGACACAGCCTCACTCATACTG GGGTGAAGCCATATGCTTGTACCATGTGTGACATGAGGTTTATACAACGTTACCAACTGGAGAGACACAGTCTTACACATACAG GGGTGAAGCCGTACGCTTGCACCATGTGTGACAAGAGGTTTTTTCAGCGCTACCACCTGGCGAGACACAGCCTCACTCATATGG GTGTGAAACCTTATGCTTGCACCATGTGTGACATGAAGTTTTTTCAGCGTTACCACCTGGCAAGACACAGCCTCACTCATACTG GTGTGAAACCTTATGCTTGCACCATGTGTGACAAGAGGTTTTTTCAGCGCTACCACCTGGCGAGACACAGCCTCACTCATATGG GTGTGAAACCTTTTGCTTGTACCATGTGTGACATGAGGTTTGTTCAGCGTTACCACCTGGCGAGACACAGCCTCACTCATACGG gggtgAAGCCGTATGCTTGTTCCATGTGTGACATGAGGTTTATTCAGCGTAACCACCTGGAGAGACACAGCCTCACTCATACGG GGGAGAAGCCATTTGCTTGTGACATGTGTGATATGAGGTTTATCCAGCGCTACCACCTTGAGAGACACAAGCGTGTCCATAGTGGGGAGAAGCCTTACCAGTGTGAACGGTGCCAGCAG AACTTTTCACGGACAGACCGGCTGTTGCGGCATCGGCGGTTGTGCCAGGGCCGCAGCGTAGCCAAAGTAGAGAACCAGCCATGCTGCGAACCACGCCCATATCCCCAAGAACCTCCACCCGCACCCCCAACCTGGAGTCCTCTTCACCCCCCTCCAGGTCGGCTGGCAGTCTGA
- the znf740a gene encoding zinc finger protein 2 homolog isoform X18, with translation MSHLPSSSVRDHMKWAGLLGCEAVLSSMALMQASSMAAPPKKMIAPLGHGPPQREGPDRAPQSHMILPSGMSCPPLLIRKEGEFQAPRLLDEKEMRANEDMQQKKKNRKSVTPCKVREQEGRGGKGTGGDENGPSSKVQKNFICDHCYGAFRSGYHLKRHILIHTGEKPYACAVCDMRFIQRYHLERHSLIHTGVKPYACSMCDMRFFQRYHLERHRLTHTGVKPYACSMCDMRFFQRYHLARHSLTHTGVKPYACSMCDMRFFQRYHLARHSLTHTGVKPYACSMCDMRFFQRYHLARHTLTHTGVKPYACSMCDMRFFQRYHLARHSLTHTGVKPYACTMCDMRFIQRYQLERHSLTHTGVKPYACTMCDKRFFQRYHLARHSLTHMGVKPYACTMCDMKFFQRYHLARHSLTHTGVKPYACTMCDKRFFQRYHLARHSLTHMGVKPFACTMCDMRFVQRYHLARHSLTHTGEKPFACDMCDMRFIQRYHLERHKRVHSGEKPYQCERCQQNFSRTDRLLRHRRLCQGRSVAKVENQPCCEPRPYPQEPPPAPPTWSPLHPPPGRLAV, from the exons ATGTCACATCTGCCCAGCAGCTCAGTCCGCGACCATATGAAATGG GCAGGGCTGCTTGGCTGCGAAGCTGTCCTCTCCAGTATGGCGCTGATGCAGGCCAGCTCCATGGCTGCTCCACCCAAAAAAATGATAGCCCCACTTGGCCATGGACCTCCACAGAGAGAGGGACCTGACCGTGCTCCTCAGAGCCATATGATCCTTCCATCAGGAATGAGCTGTCCACCTCTG CTTATCCGGAAGGAAGGAGAATTCCAAGCTCCCCGCCTGCTGGATGAGAAGGAGATGAGGGCCAACGAGGacatgcagcagaaaaaaaagaacaggaaatCAGTAACGCCCTGTAAAGTgagagaacaagaaggaagGGGAGGGAAG GGCACTGGTGGAGATGAGAATGGTCCATCATCCAAAGTGCagaaaaactttatttgtgATCACTGTTATGGAGCATTTAGGAGTGGATACCACCTGAAGAGACATATCCTTATTCACACAG GGGAGAAGCCGTATGCTTGTGCCGTATGTGACATGAGGTTTATTCAGCGTTACCACCTGGAGAGACACAGCCTCATTCACACGG gggtgAAGCCATACGCTTGTTCCATGTGTGACATGAGGTTTTTCCAGCGTTACCACCtggagagacacagactcaCTCATACGG GGGTGAAGCCGTACGCTTGCTCCATGTGTGACATGAGGTTCTTCCAACGTTATCATCTGGCAAGACACAGCCTCACTCATACTG GGGTGAAGCCATACGCTTGCTCCATGTGTGACATGAGATTTTTCCAACGCTACCACTTGGCAAGACACAGCCTCACTCACACGG gggtGAAGCCATATGCTTGCTCCATGTGTGACATGAGATTTTTCCAGAGATACCACCTGGCAAGACACACTCTCACCCATACGG GGGTGAAGCCATACGCTTGCTCCATGTGTGACATGAGGTTCTTCCAGCGTTACCATTTGGCAAGACACAGCCTCACTCATACTG GGGTGAAGCCATATGCTTGTACCATGTGTGACATGAGGTTTATACAACGTTACCAACTGGAGAGACACAGTCTTACACATACAG GGGTGAAGCCGTACGCTTGCACCATGTGTGACAAGAGGTTTTTTCAGCGCTACCACCTGGCGAGACACAGCCTCACTCATATGG GTGTGAAACCTTATGCTTGCACCATGTGTGACATGAAGTTTTTTCAGCGTTACCACCTGGCAAGACACAGCCTCACTCATACTG GTGTGAAACCTTATGCTTGCACCATGTGTGACAAGAGGTTTTTTCAGCGCTACCACCTGGCGAGACACAGCCTCACTCATATGG GTGTGAAACCTTTTGCTTGTACCATGTGTGACATGAGGTTTGTTCAGCGTTACCACCTGGCGAGACACAGCCTCACTCATACGG GGGAGAAGCCATTTGCTTGTGACATGTGTGATATGAGGTTTATCCAGCGCTACCACCTTGAGAGACACAAGCGTGTCCATAGTGGGGAGAAGCCTTACCAGTGTGAACGGTGCCAGCAG AACTTTTCACGGACAGACCGGCTGTTGCGGCATCGGCGGTTGTGCCAGGGCCGCAGCGTAGCCAAAGTAGAGAACCAGCCATGCTGCGAACCACGCCCATATCCCCAAGAACCTCCACCCGCACCCCCAACCTGGAGTCCTCTTCACCCCCCTCCAGGTCGGCTGGCAGTCTGA